In the Gemmatimonadaceae bacterium genome, one interval contains:
- the prfB gene encoding peptide chain release factor 2 (programmed frameshift), translating into MAESERIRALRGYEERLSEMRRFLDINGKRETLAGLEARMADPAFWNDQEAARGVVQRVKGLKVWVEPFQSLTARVTSALELAEMLEAEPDAEMERDLDRDIGRVSDELEAFRLRSMLSGPDDFRDAQVEISAGAGGTEAQDWAQMLMRMYTRWAERRGYTIEILDLSDGEEAGIKGAVLEIKGAYAYGFLKAETGVHRLVRISPFDAQARRHTSFASVFVYPVVDDTITIDIREEDLKMDVFRASGAGGQHVNKTSSAVRLTHIPSGIVVSSQQERSQHKNKQTALKMLKNRLYKLEAEKQAKKKAELDATKADVTFGSQIRSYVFQPYTMVNDHRTELKIPDVQKVMDGGIDPFIEAYLTGAGSAA; encoded by the exons ATGGCGGAGAGCGAACGGATCAGGGCGCTGCGCGGATACGAAGAGCGCCTGTCCGAGATGCGGAGGTTTCTT GACATCAACGGCAAGCGGGAGACGCTAGCCGGGCTCGAGGCGCGCATGGCCGACCCGGCCTTCTGGAATGACCAGGAGGCGGCCCGCGGCGTGGTGCAACGGGTGAAAGGGCTCAAGGTGTGGGTGGAGCCGTTCCAGTCACTGACAGCGCGGGTGACGAGCGCGCTCGAGCTGGCCGAGATGCTCGAGGCGGAGCCGGACGCGGAGATGGAGCGCGACCTGGATCGGGACATCGGTCGGGTGAGCGACGAACTCGAGGCGTTCCGACTGCGGTCGATGCTCTCGGGCCCCGACGACTTCCGCGACGCGCAGGTAGAGATCAGCGCAGGGGCCGGCGGCACCGAAGCGCAAGACTGGGCCCAGATGCTGATGCGCATGTACACGCGGTGGGCGGAGCGGCGCGGCTACACGATCGAGATCCTCGACCTGAGCGACGGTGAAGAGGCGGGGATCAAGGGGGCGGTGCTGGAAATCAAAGGGGCCTACGCCTACGGATTCCTGAAGGCCGAAACGGGCGTCCACCGGCTGGTGCGCATCTCGCCGTTCGACGCGCAGGCCCGGCGGCACACGAGCTTCGCGTCGGTATTCGTGTACCCGGTGGTGGACGATACGATCACCATCGACATTCGCGAAGAGGATCTCAAGATGGACGTATTCCGGGCGTCGGGCGCGGGCGGCCAGCATGTGAACAAGACGAGTTCGGCGGTGCGGCTGACGCACATCCCCAGCGGGATCGTCGTTTCGTCGCAGCAGGAGCGGTCGCAGCACAAGAACAAGCAGACGGCGCTCAAGATGCTCAAGAACCGCCTGTACAAGCTCGAGGCGGAGAAGCAGGCGAAAAAGAAGGCCGAACTCGACGCGACGAAGGCCGATGTGACGTTCGGGAGCCAGATTCGCAGTTACGTCTTCCAGCCGTACACGATGGTCAACGACCACCGCACCGAACTGAAGATTCCCGACGTGCAGAAGGTGATGGACGGCGGGATCGATCCGTTCATCGAGGCGTATCTCACGGGCGCCGGGTCGGCAGCATGA
- a CDS encoding ATP-dependent Clp protease ATP-binding subunit, translating into MAREEAARLHHEYVGTEHILLGLIREGEGVAATVLQNLNVELDEVQQKIEDTVRKGKAVQATGPDLPYTSRAKKVLELAMAEARELNHSYVGTEHLLLGLLREEKGIAAQVLSEAGVSLEAARAETLRILGTDVQAGATAQQGTGPQPQTAAPKGDKKSKTPALDHFCRDLTQLAAEGQLDPTIGRAKEIQRVMEVLTRRKKNNPVLIGEPGVGKTAIVEGLAQLIANSECPESLRENRVLSLDMAAVIAGTKYRGQFEERLKAVMNEIAQNKNVILFIDELHTLVGAGAAEGAIDASNMLKPALARGELQCVGASTLNEYRKYIEKDGALERRFQTVIVDPPTVDETIEILKGLRQKYEDHHHVTIPDPTLTAAAKLSERYITDRFLPDKAIDVIDEAGARARLAAQAPPPEVAELKQALEKVSADKEAAVRDQNFERAAGLRDQERELQGDIRQKQEAWEKRRQSYRPVLGEEEIAFIVSRWTGIPVTRLQEAETTRLLRMEDELHESVIGQDEAIRALARSIRRSRAGLKDPNRPIGSFIFSGPTGVGKTELARALAKFLFADQQALVRVDMSEYMEKFSVSRLIGAPPGYVGYEDSGTLTKAVRRKPYSVILLDEIEKAHPDVFNILLQVLDEGHLTDNYGRVIDFKNTVVIMTSNVGARDITKGKALGFAVGDVQSNFDRIAERVREELKNVFNPEFLNRLDDVIVFHPLDRTHIAQIVQVMLKDVRKRLSEEELTLSLTDAGTDFLVKHGYDESYGARPLKRAIQRYIEDPLSEKILLGEFSRGEELEVDVAPDGTKLDFRVLTGTTKA; encoded by the coding sequence ATGGCACGCGAGGAAGCCGCGCGTCTGCATCACGAATACGTGGGCACCGAGCACATCCTGCTCGGTCTCATTCGCGAGGGCGAGGGCGTGGCGGCCACGGTGCTGCAGAACCTCAACGTCGAACTCGATGAGGTGCAGCAGAAGATCGAGGACACGGTGCGCAAGGGGAAGGCCGTCCAGGCCACAGGGCCGGATCTGCCGTACACCTCGCGTGCCAAGAAGGTGCTCGAGTTGGCGATGGCCGAAGCGCGCGAGTTGAACCACAGTTATGTGGGCACCGAACATCTGCTGCTCGGGCTTCTCCGCGAGGAGAAGGGGATCGCCGCCCAGGTGCTGAGCGAGGCGGGGGTGAGCCTCGAAGCGGCGCGCGCCGAGACGCTCCGCATTCTGGGCACCGACGTGCAGGCGGGAGCGACGGCCCAGCAGGGCACTGGCCCGCAGCCGCAGACGGCGGCGCCCAAAGGCGACAAGAAGTCCAAGACGCCGGCGCTCGACCACTTCTGCCGCGACCTCACGCAGCTGGCGGCGGAGGGGCAACTCGATCCGACGATCGGCCGCGCCAAGGAGATCCAGCGCGTCATGGAAGTGCTGACGCGCCGCAAGAAGAACAATCCGGTGCTGATCGGTGAGCCTGGGGTGGGCAAGACGGCGATCGTCGAGGGGCTCGCGCAGCTGATCGCGAACAGCGAGTGCCCGGAGTCGCTGCGGGAGAACCGGGTGCTGTCGCTCGACATGGCGGCGGTGATCGCCGGCACCAAGTATCGCGGCCAGTTCGAGGAGCGCCTCAAGGCGGTGATGAACGAGATCGCGCAGAACAAGAACGTGATCCTGTTCATTGACGAACTGCACACGCTGGTGGGGGCGGGGGCGGCCGAAGGCGCCATCGACGCGAGCAACATGCTCAAGCCGGCGCTGGCCCGCGGGGAGTTGCAGTGCGTGGGCGCCTCGACGCTGAACGAGTACCGCAAGTACATCGAGAAGGACGGCGCGCTCGAGCGCCGGTTCCAGACGGTGATCGTCGATCCGCCGACGGTGGACGAGACGATCGAGATCCTCAAGGGGCTGCGCCAGAAGTACGAGGATCACCACCACGTGACGATCCCCGATCCGACGCTGACGGCGGCGGCCAAGCTGTCGGAGCGCTACATCACCGACCGTTTCCTGCCCGACAAGGCAATCGACGTGATTGACGAGGCGGGGGCGCGGGCGCGGCTGGCGGCACAGGCGCCGCCGCCGGAAGTGGCGGAACTGAAACAGGCGCTGGAAAAGGTGAGCGCCGACAAGGAAGCTGCGGTGCGCGACCAGAATTTCGAGCGCGCGGCCGGCCTCCGCGACCAGGAACGCGAACTGCAGGGCGACATCCGACAGAAGCAGGAAGCATGGGAGAAGCGGCGCCAGTCGTACCGCCCGGTGCTCGGCGAGGAAGAGATCGCGTTCATCGTCAGCCGGTGGACGGGCATCCCGGTCACGCGGCTCCAGGAAGCCGAGACGACGCGTCTGCTGCGGATGGAGGACGAACTGCACGAATCGGTCATCGGCCAGGACGAAGCAATCCGGGCCCTGGCGCGCTCGATCCGGCGCAGCCGGGCGGGCCTCAAGGATCCCAATCGGCCGATCGGATCGTTCATCTTCAGCGGCCCCACGGGCGTGGGCAAGACGGAGTTGGCGCGAGCGCTGGCCAAGTTCCTGTTCGCCGACCAGCAGGCGCTGGTTCGCGTGGACATGAGCGAGTACATGGAGAAGTTCTCCGTGTCGCGGCTGATCGGCGCGCCGCCAGGGTACGTGGGGTACGAGGATTCGGGCACGCTCACCAAGGCCGTGCGTCGCAAGCCGTATAGCGTGATCCTCCTCGACGAGATCGAGAAGGCGCACCCCGATGTGTTCAACATCCTGCTCCAGGTGCTGGACGAAGGTCATCTTACCGACAACTACGGGCGGGTGATCGACTTCAAGAACACCGTGGTGATCATGACCTCGAACGTCGGGGCGCGGGACATCACGAAAGGCAAGGCGCTGGGATTCGCCGTGGGGGACGTCCAGTCGAATTTCGACCGGATTGCCGAGCGGGTGCGGGAGGAGTTGAAGAACGTGTTCAATCCCGAATTCCTGAACCGGCTGGACGACGTGATCGTGTTCCATCCGCTGGATCGCACGCATATCGCGCAGATCGTCCAGGTGATGTTGAAGGACGTGCGGAAGCGGCTGAGCGAGGAGGAGTTGACGCTGAGCCTCACCGACGCGGGAACCGATTTCTTGGTGAAGCACGGGTACGACGAGAGTTACGGCGCGCGCCCCCTGAAGCGCGCCATTCAGCGGTACATCGAGGACCCGCTGTCGGAGAAGATTCTCCTTGGTGAGTTCTCGCGCGGAGAGGAACTGGAAGTGGACGTCGCGCCCGATGGAACCAAACTGGATTTTCGGGTATTGACGGGCACGACCAAGGCATAA
- a CDS encoding ABC transporter permease, producing MTRLEFAIAWRYLRSRRGSRLLSLISVIAMGGVIIGVSALILINGVMTGLQTDLRNKILLGSPDLRVLTFGEDLTMARWDTIMPIVRRQAGVVAASPFVLVQAIMAGGHQYTDGVMVMGIEPQSPRTTPVTAIRSTATVGDFSFQTADGRDRGIVLGERLATRLDVRPGVDTVTLFSLGGSRISPVTGNIEPHVERLPVTGIFSSGMYEYDNTYVFTSVKTAQDIAQLGHAVTGIEVKTRDLWTAPAVAVALADTLGYPYRTEDWQDQNSSLFQALKLEKLGMAVILLLIVLVAAFNIVSTLTMVVADKTREIGILRAMGMPARSIRRIFLMQGVVIGLVGTGMGLAIGVTLGVVVDHFKLIPLDPSIYFIDHLPVTTRPLDVVWIVGASLAIAAVATIYPAVQAAKLYPVEAIRHE from the coding sequence ATGACACGTCTCGAGTTCGCGATTGCCTGGCGCTACCTGCGTAGCCGCCGCGGGTCGCGACTGCTCTCCCTGATCAGCGTGATCGCGATGGGCGGTGTAATCATCGGCGTGAGTGCGCTGATCCTGATCAACGGGGTGATGACGGGCCTGCAGACGGACCTGCGCAACAAGATCCTGCTGGGCAGTCCCGACCTGCGCGTCCTCACGTTCGGGGAAGATCTGACGATGGCGCGGTGGGACACGATCATGCCCATCGTGCGCCGGCAGGCGGGCGTGGTGGCGGCCTCGCCGTTCGTATTGGTGCAGGCGATCATGGCCGGCGGCCACCAGTACACCGACGGGGTGATGGTGATGGGGATCGAGCCGCAGAGTCCACGGACCACGCCGGTGACGGCGATCCGCTCCACGGCGACCGTCGGCGACTTCAGCTTCCAGACTGCCGACGGACGCGATCGGGGCATCGTGCTCGGCGAACGGCTGGCGACGCGGCTCGACGTGCGCCCCGGGGTCGACACCGTGACGCTGTTCTCGCTCGGGGGCAGCCGGATCTCGCCGGTGACGGGGAACATCGAACCGCACGTGGAGCGGCTGCCGGTGACGGGGATCTTCTCCAGTGGGATGTACGAATACGATAACACATATGTCTTCACCTCGGTCAAGACGGCTCAGGACATCGCGCAGCTGGGCCACGCCGTCACGGGGATCGAGGTCAAGACGCGGGACTTGTGGACGGCGCCCGCGGTGGCGGTGGCGCTCGCCGACACGCTGGGCTATCCGTACCGCACCGAGGATTGGCAGGACCAGAATTCTTCGCTGTTCCAGGCGCTGAAGCTGGAGAAGCTGGGGATGGCGGTGATCCTGCTGCTGATCGTGCTGGTGGCGGCGTTCAACATCGTGAGTACGCTGACGATGGTGGTGGCCGATAAGACGCGGGAGATCGGCATCCTGCGGGCGATGGGCATGCCGGCGCGTTCGATCCGCCGGATCTTCCTCATGCAGGGCGTGGTGATCGGGCTCGTGGGCACGGGCATGGGGCTGGCGATCGGGGTGACGCTGGGGGTCGTGGTGGACCACTTCAAGCTGATCCCGCTCGACCCGTCGATATATTTCATAGACCACCTCCCGGTGACGACGCGGCCATTGGACGTGGTCTGGATCGTGGGGGCGAGTCTGGCGATTGCCGCGGTGGCGACGATCTATCCGGCGGTGCAGGCGGCCAAGCTGTATCCCGTCGAAGCGATTCGACACGAATGA
- a CDS encoding diguanylate cyclase, with translation MTADKQKLLVFSLNEQSLPIVVEGWLLGLGLPVVPVKTSDEMLSLSLRGRPRVAVFDCRKDPGPALEASRRLKADSYTAVVPTVMVTANDDQSFARAFAAGGDEVIRESLGEEEARIRLDSMLRRSDRDLVVHPSTRLPGAVEIEAEVTRRLHRGEPFAMCYADLDHFKEYNDRYSYYDGDRCIRILAKVLHDVVKGLCRDDGFVGHIGGDDFIFVIPMPAVSEVCAEIVFVFDTLIPYQYSEQDRRAGYFFGKDRRGQLHRVPLMTVSIGVVTNERRKFTHAAQMSELATEMKSYAKTLPGSVYTIDRRTDDSALEEMDVERAGAAGGTEEQ, from the coding sequence GTGACCGCGGATAAGCAAAAGCTTCTCGTATTCTCGCTCAACGAGCAGTCCCTGCCCATTGTGGTCGAAGGCTGGCTGCTCGGCTTGGGGCTTCCCGTGGTCCCGGTGAAGACATCCGACGAGATGCTGTCGCTCTCGTTGCGGGGGCGGCCGCGTGTTGCGGTGTTCGACTGCCGGAAAGACCCCGGGCCCGCGTTGGAAGCCAGCCGTCGGCTAAAAGCGGACTCGTATACCGCGGTGGTACCCACGGTGATGGTCACCGCGAACGACGACCAGTCGTTTGCCCGGGCCTTCGCGGCGGGAGGGGACGAGGTGATCCGGGAGTCGCTGGGTGAGGAGGAGGCACGGATCCGGCTGGATTCGATGCTTCGCCGTTCCGATCGCGACCTCGTGGTGCATCCGTCGACGCGGCTGCCGGGCGCGGTGGAAATCGAGGCCGAGGTGACGCGGCGGCTCCACCGCGGCGAGCCATTCGCGATGTGCTACGCCGACCTCGACCACTTCAAGGAATACAACGACCGCTATTCGTATTACGACGGGGATCGATGCATCAGGATCCTCGCCAAGGTGTTGCACGACGTGGTCAAGGGGCTGTGCCGGGACGACGGGTTCGTGGGGCACATCGGGGGCGATGACTTCATCTTCGTGATTCCGATGCCGGCCGTGTCCGAGGTGTGCGCGGAGATAGTATTCGTCTTCGACACGCTGATTCCGTACCAGTATTCTGAACAGGACCGCCGGGCAGGTTATTTTTTCGGGAAGGATCGGCGCGGCCAACTGCACCGTGTGCCGTTGATGACGGTGTCGATCGGTGTGGTCACGAACGAGCGGCGGAAGTTCACGCATGCCGCCCAGATGAGCGAATTGGCGACTGAAATGAAGAGCTACGCGAAGACGCTGCCGGGATCGGTGTACACGATCGACCGGCGTACGGACGATTCGGCGCTTGAAGAGATGGACGTCGAGCGCGCCGGCGCAGCCGGCGGAACGGAGGAGCAGTGA
- a CDS encoding UvrB/UvrC motif-containing protein, with amino-acid sequence MLCDNCHERDAVVHLTQIENSSVTQIHLCERCAAERGVETTIAETKHPLGELLHSVQAQMAAPEDRGEQCAFCGSTMADFRATGRWGCGRCYVTFESSMRGLLRRLHGSSQHVGEAPQVPRSESVERVAKLGELRERLRRAIDAEQFELAADLRDRIRVLE; translated from the coding sequence ATGCTCTGCGACAACTGCCACGAGCGCGACGCTGTGGTGCACCTCACGCAGATCGAGAACAGCAGCGTGACGCAGATCCACCTGTGCGAGCGGTGCGCCGCCGAGCGCGGCGTGGAGACGACCATCGCCGAGACCAAACATCCGTTGGGCGAATTGTTGCACTCCGTGCAGGCGCAGATGGCGGCGCCCGAAGACCGGGGGGAGCAGTGCGCATTTTGCGGGTCGACGATGGCGGATTTCCGGGCAACCGGACGGTGGGGGTGCGGGCGCTGCTACGTGACCTTCGAATCGAGCATGCGGGGGTTGCTGCGCCGCCTTCACGGCAGCTCGCAGCATGTGGGAGAGGCGCCACAGGTGCCGCGGTCGGAGTCGGTGGAGCGCGTGGCCAAGTTGGGCGAACTCCGGGAGCGGCTGCGTCGCGCGATCGACGCGGAGCAGTTCGAACTGGCTGCAGACCTGCGGGACCGGATCCGGGTGCTGGAATGA
- a CDS encoding ABC transporter ATP-binding protein, protein MTVLEAIDLSKTYVGGDGGLLTVLDGVCLAVASGEMIAIVGASGAGKSTLLHLLGALDAPTRGDVRVEGRSLAGLGDDALSRLRNERIGFVFQFHHLLREFSALENVMMPLRVGGRPPDEARERAVDLLQRVGLDARMHHRPGEMSGGEQQRTAVARALAMGPSVLLADEPSGNLDHFNSARLHDLLASLARDLSISMVVVTHNRSLAARADRVLLLEDGALRPTALHEVMA, encoded by the coding sequence ATGACGGTTCTCGAAGCGATCGACCTGTCCAAGACGTATGTCGGCGGTGACGGCGGGCTGCTCACCGTGTTGGACGGCGTGTGTCTGGCCGTGGCTTCCGGCGAGATGATCGCCATCGTCGGCGCGAGTGGGGCCGGCAAGAGCACGCTGCTGCACCTGCTCGGCGCGCTGGACGCGCCCACGCGCGGTGACGTGCGGGTGGAGGGGCGGTCGCTGGCCGGTTTGGGCGATGACGCGTTGTCGCGGCTGCGCAATGAGCGCATCGGCTTCGTGTTCCAGTTTCACCACCTGCTGCGCGAGTTCAGCGCGCTCGAGAACGTCATGATGCCGTTACGCGTGGGCGGCCGCCCGCCGGACGAGGCACGGGAGCGGGCGGTGGACTTGCTGCAGCGGGTGGGGCTCGACGCCCGCATGCACCACCGGCCGGGGGAGATGTCGGGGGGCGAGCAACAGCGCACGGCGGTGGCCCGCGCGCTGGCCATGGGCCCCAGCGTCTTGCTGGCCGACGAGCCGTCGGGCAACCTCGACCACTTCAACAGCGCGCGGCTGCACGACCTCCTGGCATCGCTCGCCCGCGATCTTTCGATCTCGATGGTGGTCGTGACGCACAACCGGTCGCTGGCCGCGCGGGCCGACCGCGTACTGCTGCTCGAGGACGGCGCGCTCCGCCCCACGGCGCTGCACGAGGTGATGGCCTGA
- the lysS gene encoding lysine--tRNA ligase: protein MSNDLNFVQQARREKLAELEARGVLPYAYRFARTHDAQAAAALLPESTEEGPIVRVAGRVVAWRAHGKSAFAHLADQSGRIQLYFKKDVLGAEVFALLELFDIGDIIGVDGPLFRTRTGEVTIRVESVEMLAKSLQPLPYGKEEVVDGLTVRHSGFADAEQRSRQRYADLAVHPEMRALFTARTRMIGAIRGFLDGREFLEVETPVLQPLYGGAAAKPFVTHHNALDMPLYLRIADELYLKRLIVGGLERVYEIGHDFRNEGIDRTHNPEFTMLEFYQAYADYGDMMTVVEALIVEAARAVAAVEGFAGRVPVLAPPFPRIEWVPALTSALAGRDAMGLSDAELRAEARRHGVERCEDLSRAKLLDELFQALVESTIDAPTFVVDYPRELSPLAKPKRGDPLLTERFELFARGKELANAFSELNDPIDQRARFDAQARLRAAGDEEAAGLDEDYLRAMEYGMPPTGGVGIGIDRLFMYLTNTPNIRDVILFPTMRPE, encoded by the coding sequence ATGAGCAACGACCTGAACTTCGTGCAGCAGGCGCGGCGCGAGAAGCTCGCCGAACTCGAGGCGCGCGGCGTGCTCCCGTACGCGTACCGTTTCGCGCGCACTCATGACGCCCAGGCCGCGGCGGCGCTGCTGCCCGAGAGTACGGAGGAGGGGCCCATCGTTCGCGTGGCCGGGCGCGTGGTGGCGTGGCGGGCCCACGGCAAGTCGGCATTCGCACATCTGGCCGACCAGTCGGGGCGCATCCAGCTCTACTTCAAGAAGGACGTGCTTGGCGCCGAGGTATTCGCGCTGCTCGAATTGTTCGACATCGGCGACATCATCGGTGTGGACGGCCCGCTGTTCCGGACACGGACGGGGGAGGTCACGATCCGCGTGGAGTCGGTGGAGATGCTCGCCAAGTCGCTCCAACCGCTACCGTACGGCAAGGAAGAGGTAGTGGATGGCCTGACGGTGCGGCATTCGGGGTTTGCCGATGCGGAACAGCGCTCGCGGCAGCGGTACGCCGATCTCGCCGTGCACCCCGAGATGCGCGCGTTGTTCACGGCCCGCACGCGGATGATCGGGGCCATTCGCGGGTTTCTCGACGGGCGCGAGTTTCTGGAAGTCGAGACGCCGGTGCTGCAGCCGCTGTACGGTGGCGCGGCTGCCAAGCCGTTCGTCACGCACCACAACGCGCTCGACATGCCGCTGTATCTGCGCATTGCCGACGAGCTGTACCTCAAGCGGCTTATCGTGGGCGGCCTGGAACGGGTGTATGAGATCGGCCACGACTTCCGCAACGAGGGCATCGACCGGACGCACAATCCGGAATTCACGATGCTCGAGTTCTACCAGGCGTACGCCGACTATGGCGACATGATGACGGTGGTGGAGGCGCTGATCGTCGAGGCGGCGCGAGCAGTGGCGGCGGTGGAGGGCTTCGCCGGCCGGGTGCCGGTCCTGGCGCCGCCCTTTCCGCGCATCGAGTGGGTGCCAGCCCTGACCTCGGCGTTGGCGGGGCGCGACGCGATGGGGCTGTCCGATGCCGAACTGCGCGCCGAGGCCCGGCGCCACGGCGTGGAGCGGTGCGAGGACCTGAGCCGGGCCAAACTGCTGGACGAACTGTTCCAGGCGCTGGTCGAATCGACGATCGACGCACCGACGTTCGTGGTCGATTATCCGCGCGAGCTGTCGCCACTGGCCAAGCCGAAGCGGGGCGATCCGCTGCTGACCGAGCGGTTCGAGTTGTTCGCTCGGGGGAAGGAGTTGGCCAACGCGTTCAGCGAGCTCAACGACCCGATTGACCAGCGGGCGCGGTTCGACGCGCAGGCGCGTCTCCGGGCGGCGGGCGACGAGGAGGCAGCGGGGCTCGACGAGGACTACCTGCGCGCCATGGAGTACGGGATGCCGCCAACCGGTGGGGTGGGCATCGGCATCGACCGGCTGTTCATGTATCTCACCAATACGCCGAACATCCGCGACGTGATCCTCTTTCCCACGATGCGGCCGGAATGA